One segment of Triticum aestivum cultivar Chinese Spring chromosome 2A, IWGSC CS RefSeq v2.1, whole genome shotgun sequence DNA contains the following:
- the LOC123188591 gene encoding uncharacterized protein — protein MKESGGNEDEHVGTQRHRRPCCDRPQHQEGVTLSCLYIIPTTPAASLLHLDSMGFDELVALLKVHIVMPNMSGGRECQGWRETWHLPRAGPTCHRHRGLSGAA, from the exons ATGAAGGAGAGTGGTGGCAATGAAGATGAGCATGTGGGAACGCAGCGTCATCGGCGTCCATGTTGCGACCGGCCTCAACATCAAGAAGGCGTCACACTAAGCTGTCTATACATCATCCCCACCACCCCAG CTGCGTCATTGCTACATTTGGACTCCATGGGATTTGATGAGCTTGTTGCTCTTCTGAAAG TCCATATTGTGATGCCAAACATGAGTGGCGGGCGGGAGTGCCAAGGGTGGCGGGAGACCTGGCATCTACCTAG ggcgggccccacgtgccataggcacaggggcctatcgggcgccgcctag